From Verrucomicrobiota bacterium:
ACCGTGGGTCGTTAAACCCGTTGTTGAAACGATGCACGGGGGAGGGAAACAATGGCCGTTGGTTAGTCCTGCCACAACTCCGTTGGAGTTGGAAAGCCCTGAACCCCATACCCAAGGTAGGTTCGCGTCCCCGATACCCCAGCGCGAACCAACCTTGGGCTGGAGGACGCAATTCCGTTGGAATTGTGGCGCGTATCCCGGTACACGATCTGCCGCAACCCGTACCGGGTAGGCGGGGAATCGGGGGCGCGGAACCAGGGTAGATTGCGCCCCCTTCGCCCCCGCAACCAACCCTGGCCTTCGCTGACGCAATTCTTTCAGATTTGTTTCCCCGCCTCACCCGCCGCCGACTGCGGGGTTTGATCGTAGGTAACGAGACTCAAACTTTCCGGATGGTTATTGGTTTCCCTTATTAAAATTTGAGACTTACGTCGTCTGCTACGGGGTTCGACTATGGCAACAATTCCGTCCAAACTTCGGTTCCTTCATCCTGACCATCCTGGCTTGTGTCTTGACCTGTCGGGTCCCGTTGTTTTGCCATGTCTGGCCCCCATTTTTTACCCGCCATTTTTCTGCCTTCCATCTCCCATCTTCTTCACATTTTTCTGCCCGAAAATAATTCTGCAAAATCGGCTTCATTCCGCATTTGTTGCTTTGCTTAATCATTCCGCAATCCGCAATCCGCATTCCGAAATCGAGTGTTCCGCATTTGAATCATTCACTTCCGGGCTGGACGGTTCTCAACGCCAAAAACTTCTGGATTGTAACTGGGGGGAACTTGCGGCATACCTACTGTCAAACCTGACGTGTGCCGGTTCGACGGATGGCAGGGCAAACCGGTGGTGACGGCGGGAGGTGGCTGGCGGCCTGGTTGGCGCTCCTGGTCTTCAAAACCAGTGTGGGGCTCAACAAAGTCCCGGGTGGGTTCGATTCCCATCCACCTCCGCCAAGGTTTGGTTGGTTCTGATATGCAACGCATCGCGCAACCGCCGATTAATCCCGTGCGACGGGATTCGGAGCATCATGACTTTTTGCCGGGGTTTATCCCGGCGGTTATTGGTGCGCTGCTGCTTTTCATTGGCAGCCGCCACTTGACCAGCCTGGATACCACGGCGGGCAACTCCGCCTGGGAGACGCAATTGGTGAAGGCCATCGCGAACAGCGGACTTCAGATTGTGCCACCCGCGCCGCCGCCTGATCCCGCGTCCTTGGATGACCCGGTCAAGGCGGCCGCCGCGTTTCAGCAAATGGACCAGCAATTTGCCCAACCATACAAACTAAAATACCGAATCAACACCGGCGCCAAGGCCGCCTGTCCCACGTGAGTAAAGTAATCTTTTTCAGCCACATGGCGTGGCTGACCCTTTAAAATGGATTGCCCCACCCCAGGTCCAGCCTGCCCGAGTCAAGTCACGCCGCCGGTTCCCGGCAGGAAGCGTGAATTGTTCGCCAAGCTGTTGCAGGTGCGGCATTGGGTGCAACTGGCGTTCACCGGTCTTTGGCTGGCTCCGCTGGGAGAATGGATGCAACGGGTTCCCGGCTGCGTGTTTCATTGTTATTCCTGCCCGTGGTCATCGGTGTCCTGTCCGGTGGGGATTGCGGCGCAGTACGCCGCGTTGTTTCCGGTGGCGTTGGAAATTCCCTATCTGCTGTTGGGGGTGTTGCTGGTGGTGGCGGCGGTGAGCGGGTCGCTGGTGTGCGGGTGGGCGTGTCCGTTCGGTTTTTTGCAGGATTTATTGGGCAAACTCGTTCCACGAAAACTCCCCATGCCGGGCTGGCTGGGCTATTTTCGCTACGTGGTGCTGGTGGGATTGGTGCTGTTATGGCCGGCGATTTTGGGTTATCAGGGCATTCCCTTTGAGCATCAAGTTGTCTCTATCTGTCGTTGGTGCCCCGCCGGAGCGCTGGAAGCGGGGGTGCCCTACTCGATCAGCAGTGTGCTGGATGGCCATGGCTGGCTGATGAGTGGTCTCAAGACCGGCATTCTGGTGGTGTTTCTGCTGTTATCCGTGGTATTCCTGCGTCCGTGGTGCCGGATTTTCTGTCCCCTCGGCGGCTTCCTGGCACTGTTCAACCGTTTCAGTTTATTTCACTTGCAGTTCAAAGGCTCCGAATGCAAGGAATGCAACTTGTGCCGAAGCCATTGTGCGGTCGGCGTGAAAGTGGATGAAAAAATCAATGTGACCGGATGTATCCGCTGCCTGGAATGCACGCGGTGCGGCGCGGTGGATCCGGCGTTTGCACTGCCAGAGAAAGCGGCTGAGCAAGCGCATGCCGCGCCGAAATAAATGGTTTCCAGCGGCAGTAATTTGATTAGACTGATTCCATGATTAGAAACGCAACGAGTTGCTTGGCATGGGTGACATTTTTGTTGGTTGGTACTGGCCATTGCGGCGGCGCTGATTGGCCGGCCTGGCGTGGCCCCGCCGCCAATGGCAGCACGGCGACCGGGAATTACCCCACGCGTTGGACGCCGGAAACGGCGACTTGGAAAATTGGTTTGCCGGGCAAGGGGACTTCAACGCCGATTATGTGGCAAAACCGGATTTATCTCACCACGCCGGCGGATGGTCAGGATGCGGTATTGGCGCTGGACCTGAGCGGTAAACAATTATGGTTGGCCAAGTTTGGGGCGGCCAGCCAGCCAAAGCACAAGACGCTGGCATCCAGTTGCAACGCCTCGCCGATCACCGATGGCAAGGGTATTTTTGCCACGTACCGCAGCGGGCGGGTGGTGGCGCTGGAACTGGATGGCAAGACCCGCTGGGAAATCAATTTGGACGAGCAGTTCGGGCCCGAGAAACTTTTCTGGGATCGGGGCAGTTCGCCGGTATTGACTGAGCGGGACGTTCTCCTTACGCGTATGCACCACGGAGAATCCTGGGTGGCGGGATTCGACAAGGCGACAGGCAAACAGCGGTGGTTGCAGAAACGGAATTATGAAGTGCCGTCTGAAAATGACAATGGTTATACCACCCCCCTGTTTTTCGAGTACAAAGGCCGCCAGGCATTCTTGCTATGGGGGGCGGAACACGTGACCGCTCATGCCGCCACGGATGGCGCGTTGCTGTGGTCGTGTGGCGGCTTTAATCCAAAGGGAACGATTAACTGGCCGGCCATCGCCACGCCTGTTATCCAAGGCGGCATCGCCGTGGTGCTGGTGGGCCGGGATGACCGGGGGCAGGCAGGGGTTCAGGGAATTCGGATTGACGGCAGCGGCGACGTCTCCGCCACGCACCGGGTCTGGCAGCGGGACGATCTCGGCGTGTTTTGCAGCACCCCGGTGGAGTATAAGGGCAAAGTCTATCTTTTGCGCCATCGCGGTGGAGTCGTCTGCCTCGACCCGGCTACCGGCAAATCACTCTGGGCCGATGAGCTGCCGCGCGGGACCGGCAGTTACTATTCATCGCCAGTGATTGCCAATGGGATTTTATATGCGGCCCGCGATGACGGCATGGTTTTTGCCGCCCGAGTGGAGGATCATTTTCAGTTGCTCGGTGAAAACCCCATGGGCGAGCGCATCGTTGCTTCGCCCGTGCCGGTTAATAATGGGCTTCTCCTTCGGGGCGACAAAAACTTGTTTTTGATTGGGGTAAAAGCGCAATAATTTCCCCGCCAGCTCAGCGCAATTTTCCAATGGCCGTAAGGATGCCGTGCAGCAGTGCGTGCGGATTGGGTGGACAACCGGGGATATAGATATCCACGGGAATCACCTGGTCCACCGCGCCAAGCGTGGCATAGTTCCGTCCGAAAATCCCGCCGCTACATCCGCAAGCGCCGACGGCCACCACGAGCCGGGGATCGGGGGTGGCATCGTAGGTTTTCTTCAAGGCCAATTCCATGTTGCGCGTGACTGGGCCGGTCACGAGCAGCATATCCGCATGACGCGGGGAGGCGACGAAATGAATGCCAAAGCGTTCCAAGTCGTAGATGGGGTTGTTCAAACCCACAATCTCAACTTCGCAGCCATTGCAGGACCCGGCATCCACCTCGCGGATATGCAGGGAGCGTCCCAGCACTTTCTGGGTGCGTTCCTTCAAGGCTGCGCCAATGGCTTGCAGCCCCTGATCCATGGCCGGGCTCGGAGTGGTGGGGCCAGACGTCAAGCTGGTCTGGGAACCATCCTTTGCCAGTGCGTATTGGGCGATTTGGTACAAGTCGGCGCGCTTGGATTTGGCCAGTTCGCAGCGATTGGTCAGGTGGATGGCCGGCTCCACCTCCGCGCACAGCCCGCAGAAAATACATTTGGCCAGATCAAAGGTCACCGTGCGGTTACCCCGGTTATCCACGCAGGCAATGGCTCCGGTGGGGCAGATGGCTGCGGCGGGGCGCGCGTCCCGCCATTGGGCAAAGGCGATTTCCGGCAGCCCGCGTGCGATGGGCGAGACTTCGGCAGGTTGCTGCGGATAATCGCTGGTAACCACGCCCACCCGGAGACTGTTGTTAAGCACCTTAAACATGGCGGCGGGGATGTGGGTTAGCGGTCATTGCCGGAATAGGAAAGGTTGAAGCTCTTGTTGACCACGGGGAAATCCGGCACGATGTTGCCGAGGATGGCCTCGCTCATGGCTGGCCAGTTTTGCAGCGACGGGTCCTTGATTTTGCAGCGTTGCAGGCGGTTGTCCGGGCCGGTGCGAATCCAATGGAAAATCTCGCCGCGCCAGCCTTCCACGTAGCCCAAGGCCATACGGTCTGGCGGCAGGTTTTCGATTGGCTCAAACAGTTTTCCCTCCGGCAGGTTGGGGACGAGTTGGCGGAGGATGGAGATGGATTGGCCGACTTCCTCAATCCGGATTTCCATGCGGCGGGCGACATCTCCCTCGCCATAGACCGGCACATGAAAGCGCACCTGGTCATACGCGGCGTGCGGGAAGTCACGGCGCAAATCATGGTTGAAACCCGAGGCGCGCCCGGCGACACCGACAATGCCAAGATCACGCGCGATGCCCGGCTTGAGAATGCCGGTGGTTTCCAGGCGTTCACGCGTGGAGGCGGACGCCTGGATCATTTCGATCACGGCATTAAAATCAGGCTCCAACTCATCCAAAAAGCGTGTCAGGGCACGACATTGATCCGCATTGAAATCGAACCGCACGCCGCCCAATCGCGCCATGCCCCGCAAAAGGCGATTGCCCGTCAACGCCTCGTTCAGGCGCAGGGTTTTCTCCTTGAGCCGCATGGCGTGGGCATTGCCCGTCACAAAGGCCACATCGGTGGCAATTGCCCCAATGTCGGCAATATGATTATACAGGCGTTCCAGTTCAAGGCAGACGGTGCGCAACGCACGGGCCCGGGGCGGGGCATCCACGTCGGCAGCGCGTTCCACCGCATGACAAAACGCGGTGGCGTGCGCGAAGCTGGAATCACCGGAGATGCTTTCGGCCAGGCGCACGGCATGAGTGACGGGCAGGCTTTCAAAGCGTTTTTCGATGCCTTTGTGGACATAGAACAGGCGTAACTGCAGGTAGAGCACCGGTTCGCCGGCGACACTGAAAAGAAAGTGGCCCGGCTCAATGATGCCCGCATGGACCGGTCCCACCGGCACTTGGAACACGCCTTCGCCCTCCACCGTGCGAAATTTATGGCGCTCCCCTTGAAACGGGGGAAGCTGCGTTGCCAGATCAAAGTCCTTGCGCAACGGATGGACATCCGGCCAGTCGTCATGCAAGGCGCAACGGCGGGGATTGGGATGCCCCACCAACTTCAGCCCGAACATGTCCTGGATTTCCCGTTCCTGCCAGTTGGCGGCGGGGACGGCGTTGGCCAACGAGGGGAACTCGAGATTGTCTGGTGAGACCGGCGCCTGCAAAATGAAAAAGCCGTGTGCCGAATCCACGGCGAACACGTAATTGACCAGGTACGATTTTTCCGCTTCCCGCCGATCTTCCGCGAACACGCCGACCAGGCGCGCCTCCCACTTTTTATAGAGGTAGGCGCAGATGCCGCCGACGAGGTCCATGGACACGCGGAGATAGACTTCGTTGTGCCGCGCAACGAAGGTGGATTGGAGGCGGGCGTGGAACCGGGCGGTGACGTCGTCAAAAACGGGTTGGAATGCGGCAAGCATACATTCTCACGCGCCCAGGCCGCGTTCAGGGGCCGACGATCATATCGGCCACGGTGCGGTTGGACGGGATGAACGGCATGACGTGCTCCGTGTAAGGCACAATGACATCCAGCACGTACGGTTCATCCGCATCCAACATGCGCTGGATTGCGCCGCGCAGTTCGCTCTTGTACATCACGCGTTCGCATTTGACGTTGAACCCTTTGCAGATGGTGACGTAATCCGGGTAAATGTTGGCGCGTTTCAGCGGGTCGCCCAGGTAGGTGTGGCCGCGGCGTCCGTGGTAGAAACGGTCTTCCCATTGCACCACCATGCCCAAGTGCTGGTTGTTCAGGATGACGGCTTTGGCGTTGATCTTCTCGATGTGCGCCATCGCCAGCTCCTGCACGTTCATGAGGAAGCTGCCATCGCCATCAATGTCAATCACCTGGCGATCCGGAAAAGCCACCTTGACGCCGATGGCGGCTGGGTAACCGAAGCCCATGGAGCCAAGGCCGCCGCTGGTGATGAACTGGCGCGGGTGCTTGCATCGGTAATATTGCCCGGCCCACATCTGATGCTGGCCGACCCCGGTGGTGATGATGGCATCGCCCTTGGTCATCTCCCACACCAGATCCACGATGTGCTGCTGCAAAATGATTTCCTTCTCCTTGCCGACCAGATGATCCTTCATGTGATCCGAACTGACCACTTCTTCCGTCACGCGATAGGCGAAGGGCGCCTTCTTCTTCCACAGGTCAATCTGCTGGTGCCAGGCGGCGTTCTTCTTGGCGGCCACCCGCTGCTTTTGCAATACCACCAGGCGGGCTAGGGCGTGCTTGATGTCGCTTTCGATGGCGAGGTTCGCCCGGCGGTTCTTGTTGTGCTCGGAGCGGTCCACATCAATATGAACAATGGTGCCACCCTCGCAAAAACTCTCAAATTTACCGGTGACGCGGTCATCAAAGCGGGCCGCGAAGGCCAGCAGCAAATCCGCGCCATTGGCCAGTTTGGTTACCCGTTCGGAGCCGTCCGGCAGTTTTTCCTTCTTAAATTCACCACTCACCGCCCAGTTGGCGTAGGCGGCCCCGTGCATGCCCAGCCAGCGCAGGGAGAGCGGGTGCTCTTCCGGGAAACCACCGATACCCATGAGGGTGGTGGTCACCGGGATGTTTGTCAGTTCGGCGAAAGCCAGTAATTCCTTGCTGGCGCCACCGCTGACGATGCCGCCGCCGCAATAGATCACCGGACGATCCGCCTTTTCGATCAAGTCCAGGACTTTGAGCAATTCCGCGTCCTCGGCGTTGCGCGGTCCGGGGTAGCCCGGCAAATCCAGTTTGTCCGGCCATACGGGTATGGCTTTGGCTTGCTGGATATTCTTGGGAAAATCAATCAGGATGGGGCCGGGCCGTCCGCTGGTAGCGATATGGAATGCCTCTTTTACGATGCGCGGGATATCATTGATGTCGGTGATTAGATAGCTGTGCTTCACGATCGGCAGGGTGACGCCGAACATGTCGGTTTCCTGAAACCCGTTCCGGCCAATCATGGATTGGACCACCTGGCCGGTGATGCAAATCAGCGGGACGGAATCCATATAGGCATCTGCCAGCGCCGTAACGAGGTTGGTGGCGCCGGGGCCGCTGGTGGTCATGCACAGCCCGGCTTTGCCGGTCGCGCGCGCGTAACCGCTGGCCGCGAAAGAACCGCCCTGTTCGTGCCGTGGCAGGATGGTGCGAATCTGGCTGGAATGGGTCAGCGCCTGGTGCAGTTCCATGCTGGCGCCGCCCGGATAGGCAAAAATCACCTCAACGCCCTCGCGTTCCAGGGCGGCCACAAAGATTTCACTGCCCTGCATCAGGCGGTTTTCCGGTTTCGGCGCGGGCGCCGGTTTCTGTTTCGCTTTGGTTCGGACTGTTTTGCTCATCGCTCGATTATGTTTTGTACAACTGACGGTCGCAAGCTAACAAAAAACCCACGACTGTCGCCAGCCGTGGGTTCTTGTCGAAATCGTTCGGTTACGTTCGGCAAGCACGCACGGCGTCGTCGGGTACGACGACTACCAGCACCAGCAGTTGCGGAACGTTTTCGTTCATTACGAGGGCTAAAGTAGGCCATGAGCCCGGTTGGGTCAAGCAGATTTCAAACTTTCAGAAAACTTGACTTGCATCAAGAACAACCCGGTGGATGCGTGTACGTTACACCCATATTCGCTGCGGGCAAATGGCACCGGGCAAGTGACAGTCAACCTTAACAACGAAAGTGACCTTAGATTATGTTTTGCTATCAATGTGAACAAACCTCGCGCGGCCAGGGATGCCGCGATTTATCCGTCTGCGGCAAGGATGAGACCTCTGCCGCCTTGCAGGATTTGCTGGTGCATGCCGCCAAGGGAATCTCCCAATATTTACATCGCGCCCGTCAACTCGGGGCCAAAGATCGGGAACTGGATGTGCAGGTGGTGGAGCTGTTGTTCACCACGGTGACCAATGTGAATTTTGATCCCGCCCGGCTGGAACAAATGCTGTGGACGGCGATGAAGCAGCGCGATAAGGCCAAGCGCCTTTATGAGAGCGCTTGCGCGCATAACGGGAAGACGGCGGAAAGCCTGTCCGGTCCCGCAACCTGGGTGCCGGCAACGCAACTCGCCGGGCTGTTGGTTCAGGCAATTGACGTGGGGATTGCCAAACGCAAGCAACTGCTGGGCGACGATCTTGCTGGGTTGCAGGAACTGCTGCTGTACGGAATCAAGGGCACGGCCGCCTACGCGGATCATGCGCTGGTGCTGGGATTTGAAGAAGATTCGGTGTATGCCTACTTCGAGGAAGCGCTGGATTACCTGACCGACCCGAAACCCACGGTTGAGAAACTGCTGGGCCTGAACCTGAAATGCGGCGAGGTTAATTTGAAGGTGATGGAAATTCTGGATAGCGCCCACACCAGCTCGTATGGGCATCCCACGCCGACCCCGGTGCCGATCACAGCGGTGCAGGGCAAGGCCATTCTGATTTCCGGCCACGATCTCAAGGACTTGGACGTATTGCTCAAGCAGACGGAAGGCAAGGGGATCAATATTTATACGCACGGCGAAATGCTGCCGGCTCACGGGTACCCGAAACTCAAGGCGTACAAACACCTGGTGGGTAACTACGGTGGTGCCTGGCAGGATCAAGCGGAGGAATTCGCGGCGTTCCCCGGCGCGATCCTGATGACCACGAACTGCCTGCAAAAACCGCAGGACAGCTATGCCAAGCGCATCTTCACCTCTGGCCTGGTTGCCTGGCCCAATACCACGCATATCGGCAACCAGGATTTCACCCCGGTCATCGAAGCCGCCCTGGCGGCCCCGGGCTTTGCCAAGACGGAAGAGGAAAAGACCATTCTCGTCGGGTTTGGGCACAACGCTGTGATGCAGGCGGCGGGTGCGGTGGTCGAAGCCGTGAAATCCGGCGCCATCAAGCACTTTTTCCTCGTGGGCGGTTGTGACGGAGCGCGCACCGGGCGCGATTATTACACGGAATTTGCCGAATCCGTGCCGAAGGATTGCGTGATCCTGACGCTGGCTTGCGGCAAGTATCGCTTCAACAAGCTGGACTTCGGCAACATCGGCGGGATTCCGCGCCTGTTGGATGTCGGCCAATGTAATGACGCGTATTCCGCCATCCAGATTGCGGTGGCGCTGTCCAAAGCGTTCAACTGCGGGGTGAATGATCTGCCGTTATCCATGATCATCTCCTGGTATGAGCAAAAAGCCGTCGCGGTATTGCTGACGCTGTTGCACTTGGGCATCCGAAACATCCGCCTTGGACCGACACTGCCGGCATTCGTTACGCCTAACGTGTTGAACGTACTGGTGGAGAAATTCAACCTGATGCCGATCACAACCGTCGAGAAAGATCTCAAGGCTATCATGGGCTGATCCAATTGCGGGAACGTTTTTAAACCAACCAAACGCCAACGGGCGGGGCTATTCAGCTCCGTCCGACTTTTCTTTTTGGTAGCGAAGAATGGGCAAGGAACAAGCTCAGACCTCCTGATCTCGTGGAATTAGCCTGAGCCCGAAAGCTTGAAAACCAAGCGCAGGTCGGTGCTTGCATTCCGGAAGGGGAAGGGGTAACAACTTTAATAGTGATGCGCTATGAATGCTCATGAAACAACTGTTGTTCCCAAGCCGCGCGGGTGTCGCATGGGTTTGTTTGGCTTTACGCTTGGCGTATCCGCCTTGATGTTTGAATTGATGGTCGGTAACTCATGGGGCGTGCCCCATGTCGTAGCGATTCCTTTCGCTGTCTGCGCGGTGCTTTTCAGTCTTGCGGCATGGTGGCGCATCCGGTCCTCTGCGGGTGCCCTGACTGGCCGATGGGCGGCGATCTGGGGGTTGGTATTGGCGGTGGGTGTGTTGGCAAATTTCGGGCGGTTGGTGATGACTGGTGGTGCGATCAACATCGCTGAAAAGCAACGGAATCAGCGTCACTGTGTGAATCAACTGCGGATGATGGATGGTGCCAAGGAACAATGGGCGTTGGAAAATCATAAGACCGCCGCCGATGCCCCGAAAGAGTCTGATATTTTCGGCCCCAAAAAATATATCCCGGCACGATACATTTGCCCCAGTGGCGGCAGTTATTCGCTGAACAGCATGTCGAACAAGCCCGCCTGTAATTTCCCAGACCACACGCTGTAAGCAGCCATCATTGACCGCAATGAGCGGCGACTGGTTTTACTTGCGGTTCGCGCTTTGCCATCGTGAACGGTATTGATCAGGAGGTGGGCATGCGATTATCTGGCACCGCCCGCAATCGGAAAACTGGTGGAACTTGATCCGGCTATCATTGTTACGCTGCCGTCTGGTTTGGAGGCGGGGTATGTTCCCATCGCTACGCGCCAGGAGGCGGCCGAATCGGTAAGGTCTTTTCGATCACACCCGCTTCAGAAAATAACTTTTGCGCAGTTCCTCCAGATCTTTCACCCGGATATTTGCCAGGGAATTCAGCCGGGGGAAATCCAAATCAAATTGCAGCAGGCGGGTGATTTCGTTGGGGACAATCACACAGAACAGGCCGGCCAGGTAGGCCGCCTTGGCCCCGTTCGGGGAATCCTCGATGGCCATGGCTTCCTGTACGGTCAGGCCGAACCGGGAGAGGCCGCACAGGTATAGTTCCGGGGAGGGTTTGGCGTGACTGACATCGTCAATGGTGGTGATGCTGTCAAATAAATGATCCAGCGCGACATGGCGCAACCAGCGGTCCACCCATTCACGGGGTGAACTGGAGACAATGGCCAGCTTGAGGTCCCGGCCATGCGCGTCTTCCACCAGTTCTTTGATGCCCGGCATCGCGGTGCGTTGCGTGAGGACCTCATGGTAATAATCGCGGCGCTGACGATCCAGGGTTTCCCAATCCAGCGTGCGGCCGATGCGCTCTTCCAGGGCGCGCCGGGGATCAAATTTGCCATACTGACTGCCGATGACCACGGCGTATTCCTCCAGCGTGATGGTCTGCCCGTATTCGGCGTAAAGTTTTTGCCAGCCGATAAAGCCGGGCACTTCGGTTTCGAGGATGACACCATCGAAATCGAACAACAATGCCTGCAAGTCGGAAATCGCTTCCATGCGCGAAAGCTTAATCCAGCCGGAACGAATTTTGCCAGCGCGATTATTTCATCCGCGGCTGGGCGACTTGACGTCATGGGAATCCCCAGTACGTTGATGGCAGGGCAAGTTATGAGTATTGATCCATCTGCGGTCTCATCCGGGCAAACGGGCACAGCCAAGTCGGGTATGCCGGTATTGGTCACCGGCGCCACTGGATTTATTGGCCAGGCCGTGGTTGGCGAATTGCGCGCGGCGGGCCATGCCGTGCGCGTGCTGGTGCGGAATCCCGCTTCCGTCGCGAGTCAACAGCTTATGAAAACGCAAGGCGTGGAATTATGCGCGGGAACATTTTCTGATCGCGAATCGTTAAGCAAGGCGGTGCAGGGAATAGGCGCCATCATTCACTTGGTTGGGATCATCAGCGAAGTGGGGGAGAATACGTTCCAATCCATTCATGTGGAAGCCACCCGCAACCTGCTTGCTGCCGCACAAACATTGGACGCACGGCGGTATCTCCACATGAGTGCGTTGGGTACTCGACCACAGGCGGCTTCGCGCTATCACCAGACCAAATGGGCCGCCGAAGAGTTGGTGCGGCAGAGCGGTTTGGACTGGACCATTTTCCGTCCCTCCATTGTCTATGGTGTCCGGGATCAGTTCACCAATTTCTTTGCCCGCATGGCGCGCTGTTCTCCCGTGATGCCGGTGATGGGGGCAGGGCAGGGGAAGTTGCAGCCCATTGCGGTGGAAAATGTCGCGCAGGCATTCGCGCGGGCGCTGACCGAGCCTAGAGCGATTGGGAGGACCTTTGATTTGTGTGGCCCCGAGGTTTTCACCTTTGAACGGTTATTGAGCATCGTCTTGGCTGAGGCGGGGAGAAAACGCGCATTGGTTCATCTGCCGATGCCAGTGGCCCGGATGCAGGCGCGTTTAATGGAATTGATCTATCCCACCCTATTGCGGCGAGCTTCGCCGCTTACCAGTGATCAACTGCTGATGCTGCAAGAGGACAATGTTGGCGACTCGGAAACGGCGCGGGAATTATTCAAGCTGAAGTTTCGCCCGTTTGCGGAGAGTGTGCGTGCCTATCTCAGAATGATACAGTGATGCCTTGACATCAAACCAGATGATGCCATGATGCCTTTATGAGAACAACGCTCGCCATTGACGATGATGTTTTGGATCAAGCCAAGGCCGCCGCCGCCAGACTCCGGACTCCCTTTCGCCGGGTGATCAACGAGGCGTTGCGCAGTGGGCTCCAAACAATTGCGATGCCTGCCAAAAGCAGACCCTACCGCACGCGTCCGCACAAAATGGGGCTGCGGGACGGACGGAATCTGGATAATATTCAGGAACTTCTGGCGCAGGTTGAAGGAGACGGGCGATCGTGATTTTAGTGGATGCCAACATCCTGCTGTATGCCGAGGATACCCTGAGTCCACGGCATAAGCCGGCACGAGAATGGTGGGATATGCAGATGTCCGGCGCTTCGCCGGTGTGCTTGTGCTGGAACACGCTTGATGCGTTCATTCGCATCAGCACCAATCATCGTATTTTCGAGCATCCGCTCTCCCTGGATGCGGCTTTGGCCCGCGTGCAAGAATGGCTAAACCAGCCCTGCACCCGGATTATTCAGCCAACCGAACGG
This genomic window contains:
- a CDS encoding thiamine pyrophosphate-dependent enzyme, with protein sequence MQGSEIFVAALEREGVEVIFAYPGGASMELHQALTHSSQIRTILPRHEQGGSFAASGYARATGKAGLCMTTSGPGATNLVTALADAYMDSVPLICITGQVVQSMIGRNGFQETDMFGVTLPIVKHSYLITDINDIPRIVKEAFHIATSGRPGPILIDFPKNIQQAKAIPVWPDKLDLPGYPGPRNAEDAELLKVLDLIEKADRPVIYCGGGIVSGGASKELLAFAELTNIPVTTTLMGIGGFPEEHPLSLRWLGMHGAAYANWAVSGEFKKEKLPDGSERVTKLANGADLLLAFAARFDDRVTGKFESFCEGGTIVHIDVDRSEHNKNRRANLAIESDIKHALARLVVLQKQRVAAKKNAAWHQQIDLWKKKAPFAYRVTEEVVSSDHMKDHLVGKEKEIILQQHIVDLVWEMTKGDAIITTGVGQHQMWAGQYYRCKHPRQFITSGGLGSMGFGYPAAIGVKVAFPDRQVIDIDGDGSFLMNVQELAMAHIEKINAKAVILNNQHLGMVVQWEDRFYHGRRGHTYLGDPLKRANIYPDYVTICKGFNVKCERVMYKSELRGAIQRMLDADEPYVLDVIVPYTEHVMPFIPSNRTVADMIVGP
- the nuoB gene encoding NADH-quinone oxidoreductase subunit NuoB; the encoded protein is MFKVLNNSLRVGVVTSDYPQQPAEVSPIARGLPEIAFAQWRDARPAAAICPTGAIACVDNRGNRTVTFDLAKCIFCGLCAEVEPAIHLTNRCELAKSKRADLYQIAQYALAKDGSQTSLTSGPTTPSPAMDQGLQAIGAALKERTQKVLGRSLHIREVDAGSCNGCEVEIVGLNNPIYDLERFGIHFVASPRHADMLLVTGPVTRNMELALKKTYDATPDPRLVVAVGACGCSGGIFGRNYATLGAVDQVIPVDIYIPGCPPNPHALLHGILTAIGKLR
- a CDS encoding 4Fe-4S binding protein, whose product is MDCPTPGPACPSQVTPPVPGRKRELFAKLLQVRHWVQLAFTGLWLAPLGEWMQRVPGCVFHCYSCPWSSVSCPVGIAAQYAALFPVALEIPYLLLGVLLVVAAVSGSLVCGWACPFGFLQDLLGKLVPRKLPMPGWLGYFRYVVLVGLVLLWPAILGYQGIPFEHQVVSICRWCPAGALEAGVPYSISSVLDGHGWLMSGLKTGILVVFLLLSVVFLRPWCRIFCPLGGFLALFNRFSLFHLQFKGSECKECNLCRSHCAVGVKVDEKINVTGCIRCLECTRCGAVDPAFALPEKAAEQAHAAPK
- a CDS encoding PQQ-binding-like beta-propeller repeat protein is translated as MIRNATSCLAWVTFLLVGTGHCGGADWPAWRGPAANGSTATGNYPTRWTPETATWKIGLPGKGTSTPIMWQNRIYLTTPADGQDAVLALDLSGKQLWLAKFGAASQPKHKTLASSCNASPITDGKGIFATYRSGRVVALELDGKTRWEINLDEQFGPEKLFWDRGSSPVLTERDVLLTRMHHGESWVAGFDKATGKQRWLQKRNYEVPSENDNGYTTPLFFEYKGRQAFLLWGAEHVTAHAATDGALLWSCGGFNPKGTINWPAIATPVIQGGIAVVLVGRDDRGQAGVQGIRIDGSGDVSATHRVWQRDDLGVFCSTPVEYKGKVYLLRHRGGVVCLDPATGKSLWADELPRGTGSYYSSPVIANGILYAARDDGMVFAARVEDHFQLLGENPMGERIVASPVPVNNGLLLRGDKNLFLIGVKAQ
- a CDS encoding NADH-quinone oxidoreductase subunit C; the protein is MLAAFQPVFDDVTARFHARLQSTFVARHNEVYLRVSMDLVGGICAYLYKKWEARLVGVFAEDRREAEKSYLVNYVFAVDSAHGFFILQAPVSPDNLEFPSLANAVPAANWQEREIQDMFGLKLVGHPNPRRCALHDDWPDVHPLRKDFDLATQLPPFQGERHKFRTVEGEGVFQVPVGPVHAGIIEPGHFLFSVAGEPVLYLQLRLFYVHKGIEKRFESLPVTHAVRLAESISGDSSFAHATAFCHAVERAADVDAPPRARALRTVCLELERLYNHIADIGAIATDVAFVTGNAHAMRLKEKTLRLNEALTGNRLLRGMARLGGVRFDFNADQCRALTRFLDELEPDFNAVIEMIQASASTRERLETTGILKPGIARDLGIVGVAGRASGFNHDLRRDFPHAAYDQVRFHVPVYGEGDVARRMEIRIEEVGQSISILRQLVPNLPEGKLFEPIENLPPDRMALGYVEGWRGEIFHWIRTGPDNRLQRCKIKDPSLQNWPAMSEAILGNIVPDFPVVNKSFNLSYSGNDR